A window from Methanobrevibacter sp. V74 encodes these proteins:
- a CDS encoding transposase: MLPGLNYTKRCRKFRLLDKVFINIDDKKNRHIFSENGIKNIKMMITCIKIVFLSKFYNYPVSRVIYEINIDKKLKRFLKIENEVPSEAQVYEYLSRYSPNQYNNISNSFFKLFLKLNKNRKSDWIVDATPVACDINILKKYVSPEHLEKLDLDMGFSTTKGYYIGFKVTLVLEKDSLCPISVIIHSGAKNDSKIFDEVLEELSRRRLLKKRQVILFDKGYYSMENYINAINKYNVVAVIFPRIYFTIEKLDARMSTSLDIFYDENTLEENKELFLELTTILYEKLENWKKLKPIRGLIEDFFKVCKDAFGLGEFHAYTQSSMRRNIYLCILLSTLVIQQGFDTKTKLQQLAEGRIDLEPIKSRKSKKSKENNKTNENQQVGEKTDEQTTLLTKKEVQSELDLFT; the protein is encoded by the coding sequence ATGTTGCCTGGATTAAATTATACTAAAAGATGCCGTAAATTTAGATTGTTGGACAAAGTATTTATAAATATCGATGATAAAAAGAACAGACACATATTTAGTGAAAATGGAATAAAAAACATTAAAATGATGATTACATGTATAAAAATCGTTTTTTTAAGTAAATTCTATAATTATCCAGTTTCTAGAGTAATATATGAGATTAACATTGATAAAAAACTAAAAAGGTTCTTAAAAATTGAGAATGAAGTGCCGAGTGAAGCACAGGTTTATGAATACTTGAGTCGTTATTCTCCTAATCAATACAATAATATTAGCAACAGCTTTTTCAAATTGTTCCTTAAGCTAAATAAGAATCGTAAAAGTGATTGGATTGTTGATGCAACTCCAGTAGCTTGTGATATTAATATTCTAAAGAAATACGTGAGTCCCGAACATCTTGAAAAATTAGATTTAGATATGGGTTTTTCAACCACTAAAGGCTATTATATAGGATTTAAAGTCACTTTAGTCTTAGAAAAAGATTCATTATGCCCCATTTCTGTAATTATCCATTCTGGTGCGAAAAATGATAGTAAAATTTTTGATGAAGTTTTAGAAGAATTGAGTAGAAGGCGTTTACTCAAAAAAAGACAAGTAATTCTTTTTGATAAAGGGTATTACTCCATGGAAAACTATATTAACGCGATTAACAAGTATAACGTTGTTGCAGTCATATTTCCTCGCATTTACTTCACTATTGAAAAATTAGATGCGCGAATGTCCACATCATTGGATATATTTTACGATGAAAATACTTTAGAAGAGAATAAAGAATTATTCCTCGAGTTAACAACAATATTATATGAAAAACTAGAAAATTGGAAGAAATTAAAACCAATAAGGGGCTTAATTGAAGATTTCTTCAAAGTATGCAAAGATGCATTTGGATTAGGTGAATTCCACGCATATACTCAGAGTTCCATGAGAAGAAACATCTATCTATGCATATTATTATCAACACTAGTCATACAACAAGGCTTCGACACAAAAACAAAACTACAACAATTGGCTGAAGGCAGAATAGATCTTGAACCAATTAAATCAAGAAAATCTAAAAAATCTAAGGAAAATAATAAAACAAATGAAAATCAACAAGTGGGCGAAAAAACTGACGAACAAACAACACTCCTAACTAAAAAAGAAGTCCAATCCGAACTAGATTTATTTACATAA